One genomic region from Podarcis raffonei isolate rPodRaf1 chromosome 16, rPodRaf1.pri, whole genome shotgun sequence encodes:
- the DRAP1 gene encoding dr1-associated corepressor isoform X2 produces MPSKKKKYNARFPPARIKKIMQTDEEIGKVAAAVPVIISRALELFLESLLKKACHVTQSRNAKTMTTSHLKQCIELEQQFDFLKDLVASVPDMQGDAEDNLMEGEKVSRRGRKPGTGRKNGGPGKGRDPKQSGTDSEQEDDSEDSESNGEEEVSHIAPPPVRPATHLSTAPTPYLHFTSPPVPAIPLPVAAPMGTVPVAPPPAPLAPAQEDEDYDS; encoded by the exons atgccgagcaagaagaagaagtacAATGCGCGCTTTCCTCCG gctcgAATCAAGAAGATAATGCAGACTGACGAGGAGATTGGCAAGGTGGCGGCGGCTGTTCCTGTGATTATCT CTCGGGCGCTGGAGCTCTTTCTAGAATCGCTACTGAAGAAGGCCTGTCACGTGACGCAGTCCAGGAACGCCAAGACCATGACCACATCGCACTT GAAACAATGCATAGAGCTGGAGCAACAGTTTGACTTCCTGAAGGACCTTGTTGCCTCCGTGCCAGATATGCAAGGAGACGCGGAGGATAACCTCATGGAGGGGGAGAAAGTTTCCAGGAG GGGCCGGAAACCTGGCACTGGGCGAAAGAACGGCGGCCCAGGCAAAGGACGGGATCCGAAGCAGTCGGGCACAGACTCGGAGCAAGAG GACGACTCTGAAGACAGCGAGAGCAacggggaggaggaagtgtcCCACATCGCCCCTCCTCCTGTGCGACCTGCCACACATCTCTCCAC TGCTCCAACACCGTATCTACATTTCACTTCCCCGCCGGTTCCTGCAATACCTCTGCCTGTCGCTGCACCAATGGGGACGGTGCCAGTTGCGCCCCCACCTGCGCCGCTTGCGCCAGCCCAGGAAGACGAGGATTATGACTCCTAG
- the DRAP1 gene encoding dr1-associated corepressor isoform X1 — MNGPRALGGRSAHSCLSASIQAALGPARRAARRRRRRRRRLLGRVGRGGSFRGDPDPALRSLQARQQEKEEEEGEGGRGEEMPSKKKKYNARFPPARIKKIMQTDEEIGKVAAAVPVIISRALELFLESLLKKACHVTQSRNAKTMTTSHLKQCIELEQQFDFLKDLVASVPDMQGDAEDNLMEGEKVSRRGRKPGTGRKNGGPGKGRDPKQSGTDSEQEDDSEDSESNGEEEVSHIAPPPVRPATHLSTAPTPYLHFTSPPVPAIPLPVAAPMGTVPVAPPPAPLAPAQEDEDYDS, encoded by the exons ATGAATGGGCCTCGCGCTCTCGGGGGAAGGAGCGCCCATTCATGCCTTTCCGCCTCGATCCAGGCGGCGTTAGGACCCGCGCGGCgggcggcgaggaggaggaggaggaggcggcggaggcTGCTTGGCCGGGTCGGGCGAGGCGGCTCCTTCCGAGGTGATCCTGATCCGGCTCTTCGCTCGCTGCAGGCCcggcagcaggagaaggaggaggaagaaggagaaggaggaagaggagaggagatgccgagcaagaagaagaagtacAATGCGCGCTTTCCTCCG gctcgAATCAAGAAGATAATGCAGACTGACGAGGAGATTGGCAAGGTGGCGGCGGCTGTTCCTGTGATTATCT CTCGGGCGCTGGAGCTCTTTCTAGAATCGCTACTGAAGAAGGCCTGTCACGTGACGCAGTCCAGGAACGCCAAGACCATGACCACATCGCACTT GAAACAATGCATAGAGCTGGAGCAACAGTTTGACTTCCTGAAGGACCTTGTTGCCTCCGTGCCAGATATGCAAGGAGACGCGGAGGATAACCTCATGGAGGGGGAGAAAGTTTCCAGGAG GGGCCGGAAACCTGGCACTGGGCGAAAGAACGGCGGCCCAGGCAAAGGACGGGATCCGAAGCAGTCGGGCACAGACTCGGAGCAAGAG GACGACTCTGAAGACAGCGAGAGCAacggggaggaggaagtgtcCCACATCGCCCCTCCTCCTGTGCGACCTGCCACACATCTCTCCAC TGCTCCAACACCGTATCTACATTTCACTTCCCCGCCGGTTCCTGCAATACCTCTGCCTGTCGCTGCACCAATGGGGACGGTGCCAGTTGCGCCCCCACCTGCGCCGCTTGCGCCAGCCCAGGAAGACGAGGATTATGACTCCTAG
- the LOC128404293 gene encoding actin-related protein 2-like, producing MDSQGRRVVVCDNGTGFVKCGFAGSNFPEHIFPALVGRPIIRSTAKVGNIEIKDLMVGDEASELRSMLEVNYPMENGIVRNWDDMKYLWDYTFGPEKLNVDPRNCKILLTEPPMNPTKNREKIIEVMFETYQFEGVYIAIQAVLTLYAQGLLTGVVVDSGDGVTHICPVYEGFSLPHLTRRLDIAGRDITRYLIKLLLLRGYAFNHSADFETVRMMKEKLCYVGYNIEQEQKLAQETTVLVESYTLPDGRVIKVGGERFEAPEALFQPHLINVEGVGVAELLFNTIQAADIDTRAEFYKHIVLSGGSTMYPGLPSRLEREIKQLYLERVLKGDVEKLSKFKIRIEDPPRRKHMVFLGGAVLADIMKDKDTFWLQRSEYLEKGVRILEKLGVTVR from the exons atggacAGCCAGGGCCGCCGCGTGGTGGTTTGTGACAACGGCACCGGG TTTGTAAAATGTGGCTTTGCTGGGTCAAACTTCCCAGAGCACATCTTCCCAGCTCTGGTGGGCCGCCCTATCATCCGCTCCACCGCCAAAGTTGGCAACATTGAGATCAAG GACCTCATGGTGGGAGATGAAGCCAGCGAGTTGCGCTCTATGCTGGAGGTGAACTACCCCATGGAGAACGGGATCGTGCGCAACTGGGACGACATGAAGTACTTGTGGGACTACACCTTTGGGCCCGAGAAGCTCAATGTCGACCCCCGCAACTGCAAGATCCTGCTTACCGAGCCCCCCATGAACCCCACCAAGAACAGGGAGAAGATCATTGAG GTGATGTTTGAGACATACCAGTTTGAAGGAGTCTATATCGCTATCCAGGCAGTGCTGACCCTCTACGCCCAAG GCCTTCTCACAGGCGTGGTGGTAGACTCTGGGGACGGTGTCACCCACATCTGCCCAGTCTACGAGGGCTTCTCCTTGCCCCACCTCACCCGTCGGCTGGACATAGCAGGGCGTGACATCACACGCTACCTCATCAAG CTCTTGTTGCTGCGTGGATATGCCTTTAACCACTCGGCTGACTTTGAGACGGTCAGGATGATGAAGGAGAAGCTGTGCTACGTCGGCTACAACATTGAGCAGGAGCAAAAGCTAGCTCAAGAGACGACCGTGCTCGTGGAGTCCTATACG CTTCCGGATGGACGGGTGATCAAAGTCGGGGGCGAGCGCTTTGAGGCCCCTGAGGCCCTGTTCCAGCCCCATCTCATCAACGTGGAAGGTGTTGGTGTGGCTGAGCTCCTCTTCAACACCATCCAGGCAGCAGATATTGACACCCG GGCTGAGTTTTACAAACACATTGTGCTTTCTGGGGGTTCCACCATGTACCCAGGACTGCCTTCCCGCCTGGAGCGTGAGATCAAACAGCTGTACCTGGAACGGGTGCTGAAGGGGGATGTGGAAAAGTTATCG aaaTTCAAGATTCGCATTGAGGACCCTCCCCGCCGGAAGCACATGGTCTTCTTGGGAGGGGCAGTGCTCGCAGACATCATGAAAGACAAGGATACCTTTTGGCTGCAACGGTCTGAATATCTTGAGAAGGGGGTCCGCATCTTGGAGAAGTTGGGGGTGACTGTGCGATAG